A segment of the Akkermansia muciniphila genome:
ATCAGCACGCGGCTGAAGTAGTGGGCGCTTTCCGTGTATTCCCAGCGCAGGAACAGCACGCGCCCGTCCGGGAGCATGGTGGGGAACCAGTTGTTGTCCTGGTCAAAGGTGAGCCGCCGGGTCGTCTTCCTCTCCCGGTCGTAAAGGTGGATGTTCCCCACGTAGTCCACCCCGGTTACGCAGGGCACGCCCTGCATGCCGGAGGTGTTGACGAAGATGACGCGGCCGTCCGGCAGGTAGCAGGAGTTGTAGCTGTCCGTATCCGGCGGCATGTGGGCGGTGAGGGCTTCCGTTTTCCCGGTTTTCAGGTCCAGTTCAAAGACGTCCCAGGGCCTGTTTTCCTTCTTGCCGAAGCGGTTTCCGGTGAACATGAGCCTTTCCCCGGAAAAATCCACTTCCAGGTGCCCCATCCAGCGGTCGTCCCCCAGCAGCTGCGCCGCTGGGGAGGAAGAGGAGATGCCGTCAAATTTCACGATGCCGCTGCGGTACGTGCGGCCCGGACCCGGCATACTGGAGATTCCCTGCCAGTTGGCCGGGCGGTCATGCTTGAAGGAGCTTTCTCCGGACGGGTTGAAACGCCGCACGCTCACCCATTCCCGCAGGGAGTCCTGTTCCGGCAGGGATTCAATAAGGGCCTTTTTCCGCAGTTCCACCAGTTCACGCAATTGGTCCGCCTGCTCCGGCCCTGCTTGGTCTACCCACCGGTCCAGCGGCCCCAGCTTCTTCTCCCACTCATCCAGCCGGGCCATGAAAACCTCAGCATCAGGGTACCGTTCCCCGTATTTTTCCCGGTTGTGCTTCACCGCGCGGCGGATGGCGGCCGCATCATAATAAGCCGCCAGCTTCTTCAGCCGGAGGAAGCGGACTCTTTCCAGAATGGCTTCCTGATGCTTCATCAGGCCGTCCCAGGAAGAGACGGCTCCCACCCGCTCCGCCGGAACGGAAAGGATTTCCGCCAGCGCGGCCCCGGCTTTCTGGCCGTCCGGCCATGCCTGGAACACGGGAGCCAGCAACGCCATCGCATCCCCGCAGTCATCCGCGGCAGACGGATCGGAAAGGGAAGATACATGATCCGCCGTCCGCGCCCACACCTGCTGCATCCATTGGTTTCTTCCCTCTGCGGAGGCCGCGAGCGGAATTCCGGACAATTCCCGCAGCCACGGCTGCAGCGCGGAGGCATGGAGTATTCCAGCTCCCAGCACGGCACAGCCGCAGGAGAGAAGGCGCAAGATGGAACATGAGTCAAACATGGCGTATAGTTTTACACTAGTACGCAGGAGAAATTCTTTTTCATTCAACGGGAATTTCCGTACTGATCAATTTTCTGCCTAATCAGCAGATGGTGAATCCGTCATTTAATTCCTCCGGATTCTCAATCCGGAAATTAGTATCTGATTTTAAAGGGGAGGAGGTTGTGGAAAAGCGGGCCCGGCAGAAAGCAGCATGGAGAATCCTACGTCCTCCATGCCCAGAATTTTTTTCATGGCAGGCCTGAATTCATTCCCCCATTGCTCCAACTTCCTGACGACGGGGATTAACGTCTTCCCAGCCGGGGTGATGCTGGTCAATGACGTGCCCCCTGCTGAAGCAGGTGCCGCGCCTTCCCCCGCCGGACATGGAACGGGAGCATGAGCAGCGGCATTTCTCCGTTCATTCCCGCCATCTGCGAGAGACAAGCGCCGGAGGAAGAAGGAACGCCCGTCTTCCTCCCCTTCCGGCGGCCCTGTTGTTACATTCCTGCGGAATCGGAAGTTCAGGAGTCTTCCAGCGTGCGGGGACGCAGCAGGTACACCTTGTCCCGGCGACGCACCTGTTCCGGAACCGCCAGATAGACGGTCTCCCCTTTTTGCGCGGCGTCCACGGGTTCCATGCCCGCCGCCGTCTCCCGCCGCATGGATTCCACTTCCACGCGGACGGCCCCCGTGGTGGGCCCTGCAATGAGGATGGTCTGCCCCGCGGACAAGCCGCCGGCTTCCAGGTAAAGGGCCGCCACCCCGTTCTTCTTATAAAAGTTTTCCACCTTGGCTATATGGATTTTCAGCAGGGCGGCGCGGCTGTTGGCGGAACCGCTCCATTCCCCCCATTTCACGCCCAGGTAATATCCGCCCTGCCAGAATCCGCGGTTGAAAACGGATTCCAGCCGTTTCATCCACGCTTCCGCCCTGGCTGCGGAAAAGGTGCCGTCCAGGCATGCCTGGGCAGCCTCCCGGTAAACGGAGGTGACCGTTCTGACGTAGTCCGAGGAGCGGCCCCGCCCCTCCAGCTTCAGCACGGAAACGCCCGCGTCCAGAAGCTGGTCCAGCACCGGAACGGTGCACAGGTCCCGGGGAGACATCACGTATTTGTTGTCTATCACCAGTTCATTGCCCGTTTCCTCATCCGTCACGCGGTAGGCGCGGCGGCAGTTCTGGAAGCAGGCGCCCCGGTTGGCGGAAGAGTTGTAAGCCGCCAGGCTCATGTGGCATTTGCCGGAAACGGCCACGCACAGCGCCCCGTGGGCAAAGATTTCCACCCGGAGCAGTTCCCCGGAGGGGCCCCTCACGTCCTCCTTCCGGATGGATTCAATGATGTGCCGGATTTGCGCCAGGGTGAGTTCCCGTGCCAGCACCACCACATCCGCGTATTGCGCGTAGAACCTGACGGAGGCCATGTTGCAGACGTTGGCCTGCACGGACATGTGGACTTCCAGCCCGATGGAGCGGGCATGGGCGATCACCGCCAGGTCGGAAGCGATGACGGCGTCCACTCCGGCCTTCCGGGCGGCGGCGCACAGGGCATGCACCGCCTCCAGCTCTTCATCGTACACGATGATGTTCAGCGTCAGGTAGGCCTTAGCCCCCGCCTCATGGCAGCGGGCCACGATTTCCGGCAGGTCTTCTTCTGAAAAGTTGGCCGTGGCGCGGGAACGCATGTTCAGCTTCCCCACGCCGAAGTAGACGGAGTCCGCCCCGCCCTGCAACGCAGCGGCCAGGGATTCAAACGACCCCGCCGGGGCCATGATTTCTATCCGGGATTGAACGGGCATGGCAGAACGGCTCAGAGTCCTCCGGCTTCTTCCGTCAGGATGACGGTGATTCTTCCCTTGGGGAAGCATTTGACGATGGACATGTGGATGTTGCACAGGCGGTCCGGAGAGTTGCAGTCCGCACAGGTTCCCGTGTACATGCAGGGCGTCTTGAAGTCTTCATGGCGTTTGGCGTTCAGCGGGGCGATGCGGCGGATGCGTTCCCGCGCCTCTTCCGGCGTGCCCACCAGCTTGTTGGCCCCGGCCAGCAGAATGACGTGCCGGGGGCCGAAGGCTACGGGAGCCACGCGGTTGCCCACCATGTCCACCCAGTGCAGGGTTCCCTTCATGCTGACGGCGTTGATGCCGGTCAGGAACAGGTCCGCCGTCATGCCGCGGCGGCGGATTTCCCATTTTTCCTCCCGGTCCATGTCCGGAAGAAAGCCGTCGTAAAATTGAATGTCCGGATTGGCCCGCAGGTCGTCAAGAATTCCCGTGGCCTTCAAGGTCATGGAGTCCCCGTAGGAGGCGGATGACGGGTTGAGCTCCCGCACCAGGCCGCGCATCACGCCTGCGGCTTCCTTCAGGCCCGGAACTACAAAGCATCTGAATCCGCGCCGTTCCAGGCGTTCGGCGCACTTTTGCAGGGAAAGGGTTTCTTCCATAAAAACGGCGGATGAAGAACCCCGCTCCGGCATTATTCCGGAGCGGGGTTCCATGGAGTTTTATTCTTCCGCAGGGGCTTCCGCTTCACCGGAATCTTCCCCGGCCTCCGCGTCTTCCGCTCCCTCCGGGCCTTCCTCGTCTTCATCATCCGGGATGACGATGGAGATGTCCTGGATGGCTTCGCCGTCGTTCAGCGTCATGAGCTTCACGCCCTGGGTGGCGCGGCCCGTCTCGCGCACGGTAGCCACCTTGATGCGGACGGACTGCCCCGCCGTGGTCATGAGCATCAGTTCATCCTCCTCGGAAACGACCGTGGCGGATACCACCTTCCCGGTCTTGTCCGTGCAGTTCATGGTCTTGATGCCGGTGCCGCCGCGGCCCTGCGTGCGGTATTCGTCAAAGGAGGTGCGCTTGCCGAGGCCGTTTTCCGAGGCCACCAGCAGGGTTTTCTGCGGGTCTACAATGGCCAGGGCCACGACGTAGTCCCCTGCACGCGGACGGATGCCGCGAACGCCGATGGTGTTGCGGCCCTGGGTGCGGAGGGCTTCCTCCGGGAAGCGGATGCTCATGCCGTCATGCGTGACGAGCACGATTTCATTTTCCCCGGTGGTGAGTTCCGCGTTCACCAGGGTGTTGCCTTCCTCCAGGTTGATGGCGATGATGCCGGCCTTGCGGTAGTTGACAAAGTCGTTCAGGCTGGTTTTTTTCACCGTGCCGTCCTTCGTGGCGAAGACCACGTTGCCGCTGCCTTCCGCAAAGGTGATGTCATTGCCCTTTTCATCCACCCGGCGTTCCAGGCGCAGGATGGCGGCGATGGCTTCCTCCGGCTGGAGGTCCAGCAGGTTCTTGATGTTGCGGCCCTGCGCGCTGCGCGCGGCCTCGTCAATTTCATACACGCGGTCCACGTACACGCGCCCGGTGTTCGTGAAGAACATCAGGTAGTCATGGTTCTGGGCGGCGAAGAGGTGCTCAATGAAGTCCGCCTCCGCATCCTTTCTGGCCCCCTTGGTGGTGGCGGCCTTCACGCCCTTGCCCCCACGGGCCTGCACGCGGTATTCCGCGGAGTTAGTGCGCTTGATGTAGCCGCTGTGCGTGATGGTGACGATCATCGTATCGTTCGGGATCAGGTCTTCAATGGCCATGTCCCCGGAGAAGGGAATGATGCGCGTGACGCGCGGCGTGGCGTACTTGTCCTTGATGGCCATGAGTTCATCCTTCACGATGCCCAGCACGCGGGATTCGTTCGCCAGGATGTCCAGATAGTCCTTGATGCGGACCAGCAGTTCCGCGTATTCCCCGGAAATCTTGTCGTTTTCCAGAGCGGTGAGCTGGTACAGGCGCAGGTCCAGGATGGAGTTTACCTGGCGTTCCGTAAAGATGTAGCGGTCCCCCTGGACGGAGGCCTGGGAACGGATCAGGATGCCCAGGCTTTCCGCCGTCTGCGTGGAGAAGGTGTAGTTCTGGAGGCGTTCGCGGGCTTCCTCCCTGTTCTTGGAGTCGCGGATGATGGTGATGAAGTCATCCATGTGGTGAAGGGCCAGCAGGAAGGCTTCCAGGCGTTCGGCGT
Coding sequences within it:
- a CDS encoding peptidase U32 family protein — protein: MPVQSRIEIMAPAGSFESLAAALQGGADSVYFGVGKLNMRSRATANFSEEDLPEIVARCHEAGAKAYLTLNIIVYDEELEAVHALCAAARKAGVDAVIASDLAVIAHARSIGLEVHMSVQANVCNMASVRFYAQYADVVVLARELTLAQIRHIIESIRKEDVRGPSGELLRVEIFAHGALCVAVSGKCHMSLAAYNSSANRGACFQNCRRAYRVTDEETGNELVIDNKYVMSPRDLCTVPVLDQLLDAGVSVLKLEGRGRSSDYVRTVTSVYREAAQACLDGTFSAARAEAWMKRLESVFNRGFWQGGYYLGVKWGEWSGSANSRAALLKIHIAKVENFYKKNGVAALYLEAGGLSAGQTILIAGPTTGAVRVEVESMRRETAAGMEPVDAAQKGETVYLAVPEQVRRRDKVYLLRPRTLEDS
- a CDS encoding lactate utilization protein, with amino-acid sequence MEETLSLQKCAERLERRGFRCFVVPGLKEAAGVMRGLVRELNPSSASYGDSMTLKATGILDDLRANPDIQFYDGFLPDMDREEKWEIRRRGMTADLFLTGINAVSMKGTLHWVDMVGNRVAPVAFGPRHVILLAGANKLVGTPEEARERIRRIAPLNAKRHEDFKTPCMYTGTCADCNSPDRLCNIHMSIVKCFPKGRITVILTEEAGGL
- the gyrA gene encoding DNA gyrase subunit A, encoding MENNRIKPVDVASELSTSFLDYSMSVIISRALPDVRDGLKPSQRRILYAMKELNLSPGGKTRKCSKIVGDTMGNYHPHGDAAIYGTLVNMAQDWSMRDILVIGQGNFGTPDGDPPAAARYTEAKLSGMGVALMADLDKDTVDFVPTYDNEHTEPTVFPSAFPNLLVNGGTGIAVGMATNMPPHNLGEVVDGICAVIDNPLMTVDELRQYIKGPDFPTGGDVLGFSGIDNYFRTGRGSVRIRGKIDMEMTDSGKDLLIIREVPYGVNRAALQERIAELYKDKILTDISGIRDLSDEKTCIEIELKRDARPQVVMNQLYKLTSMETSFAVNMLAIHDNRPKTLAMLDAINFYIEHRREVVVRRTRYLLGDAEKDAERLEAFLLALHHMDDFITIIRDSKNREEARERLQNYTFSTQTAESLGILIRSQASVQGDRYIFTERQVNSILDLRLYQLTALENDKISGEYAELLVRIKDYLDILANESRVLGIVKDELMAIKDKYATPRVTRIIPFSGDMAIEDLIPNDTMIVTITHSGYIKRTNSAEYRVQARGGKGVKAATTKGARKDAEADFIEHLFAAQNHDYLMFFTNTGRVYVDRVYEIDEAARSAQGRNIKNLLDLQPEEAIAAILRLERRVDEKGNDITFAEGSGNVVFATKDGTVKKTSLNDFVNYRKAGIIAINLEEGNTLVNAELTTGENEIVLVTHDGMSIRFPEEALRTQGRNTIGVRGIRPRAGDYVVALAIVDPQKTLLVASENGLGKRTSFDEYRTQGRGGTGIKTMNCTDKTGKVVSATVVSEEDELMLMTTAGQSVRIKVATVRETGRATQGVKLMTLNDGEAIQDISIVIPDDEDEEGPEGAEDAEAGEDSGEAEAPAEE